The following are from one region of the Streptomyces fradiae genome:
- a CDS encoding DUF397 domain-containing protein, translated as MGTQQEKDELYALDISDVEWQGAPGTSADEERVEIAHLPGGGIAMRSSLDHETVLRYTKAEWDAFVLGAKDGEFDLR; from the coding sequence ATGGGCACTCAGCAGGAGAAGGACGAGCTGTACGCGCTCGACATCAGCGACGTCGAGTGGCAGGGCGCCCCGGGCACGAGCGCGGACGAGGAGCGCGTGGAGATCGCCCATCTGCCGGGCGGCGGGATCGCGATGCGGTCGTCGCTCGACCACGAGACGGTGCTGCGGTACACGAAGGCGGAGTGGGACGCGTTCGTACTCGGCGCGAAAGACGGGGAGTTCGACCTCCGCTAG
- the mycP gene encoding type VII secretion-associated serine protease mycosin, which produces MTTRKTAALLAATTLTGVLTVSPAAATTAEPQPRPSLGVDGSGECTFPMKKQIEGIPWSLQRVLLDELWQDTKGKGVRVAVIDTGVDDVNPQLKPAVDAKAGKDYLKPDKKNPGAGNDQRGKTDGTVDEVGHGTKVAGIIAARPRKGTGFVGLAPEATIIPIRQNDEKNSGKSDTMAQAIDYAVSKGAQVINISQDTTQPLGPESSLAKAVAKAIEKNVVVVASAGNDGMDGKLKNTYPAAFPGVLAVASSDRNNERAAFSQSGTFVGVAAPGVDMVSTVPGGGQCVDNGTSFSAPYVAGVATLLRAKYPKWTAAQIATRIEQTAIRAVNGHDNHVGWGVVDPVRALADGPEPPLTGPTPDPGPPKAEAPEPAHMAMSETPQERSERLATYALGIAGVLVAVVAGTAVVIRDGRRRKVAR; this is translated from the coding sequence GTGACTACCCGGAAGACTGCCGCCCTGCTGGCGGCGACGACCCTGACGGGCGTACTGACCGTCTCTCCGGCGGCTGCCACCACGGCGGAACCGCAACCGCGCCCCTCCCTGGGGGTGGACGGCAGCGGCGAGTGCACGTTCCCGATGAAGAAGCAGATCGAGGGCATCCCCTGGTCGCTCCAGCGGGTGCTGCTCGACGAGCTGTGGCAGGACACCAAGGGCAAGGGCGTCCGCGTCGCGGTCATCGACACCGGCGTCGACGACGTCAACCCGCAACTGAAGCCCGCGGTGGACGCGAAGGCCGGCAAGGACTACCTGAAGCCGGACAAGAAGAACCCGGGCGCGGGCAACGACCAGCGCGGCAAGACCGACGGCACGGTGGACGAGGTGGGCCACGGCACCAAGGTCGCCGGCATCATCGCCGCCCGCCCGCGCAAGGGAACGGGCTTCGTGGGCCTGGCGCCCGAGGCGACGATCATCCCGATCCGCCAGAACGACGAGAAGAACAGCGGCAAGTCGGACACGATGGCCCAGGCCATCGACTACGCGGTCTCCAAGGGCGCCCAGGTCATCAACATCTCCCAGGACACCACCCAGCCGCTCGGCCCCGAGTCCTCGCTGGCGAAGGCGGTGGCCAAGGCGATCGAGAAGAACGTGGTGGTCGTCGCGTCCGCGGGCAACGACGGCATGGACGGCAAACTCAAGAACACCTACCCCGCGGCCTTCCCGGGGGTCCTCGCCGTCGCCTCCTCAGACCGCAACAACGAACGCGCCGCCTTCTCCCAGTCCGGCACCTTCGTCGGCGTCGCGGCCCCGGGCGTCGACATGGTCTCGACGGTCCCCGGCGGCGGCCAGTGCGTCGACAACGGCACCAGCTTCTCCGCCCCGTACGTCGCGGGCGTGGCGACCCTGCTGCGCGCCAAGTACCCGAAGTGGACGGCCGCGCAGATCGCCACCCGGATCGAGCAGACGGCCATCCGCGCGGTCAACGGCCATGACAACCACGTGGGTTGGGGCGTCGTCGACCCGGTCCGCGCCCTCGCCGACGGCCCGGAACCCCCGCTGACCGGCCCGACCCCGGACCCGGGCCCGCCAAAGGCCGAGGCGCCCGAACCGGCCCACATGGCCATGTCGGAGACCCCGCAGGAGCGCTCGGAGCGCCTTGCGACGTACGCGCTGGGCATCGCGGGGGTGCTGGTCGCGGTGGTGGCGGGAACGGCCGTGGTGATCAGGGACGGACGGCGCCGGAAGGTGGCCCGATGA
- a CDS encoding DUF5753 domain-containing protein produces the protein MHGHRADRRAGSDDRRGKAGWWDEYRDKIPPGFLDVSEIEHDAVRLRTVQTAHLPGLFQTEDHARATFALPIPPLPRLEVELRVAHRLAGQRVISGPSPVPYVGIAHEAALRMQLGSCEITRAQLLHLAESSERPNVTLLVIPFGACGFPLLDYSVLYAEAPTSLLDTVQMDSPTGALFIDSPTQLINCRTRLDMSEEVALTPTPSRDLINAILKKL, from the coding sequence GTGCACGGACACCGAGCTGATCGACGCGCTGGCAGCGATGACAGGCGGGGCAAGGCCGGCTGGTGGGACGAGTACCGGGACAAGATCCCTCCGGGGTTCCTCGACGTCTCGGAGATCGAGCACGACGCGGTCCGGCTCAGGACCGTCCAGACAGCACACCTGCCCGGTCTGTTCCAGACGGAAGACCATGCGCGGGCGACCTTCGCGCTCCCCATCCCGCCGCTGCCGCGGTTGGAAGTGGAACTGCGGGTCGCGCACCGCCTCGCCGGACAACGAGTGATCAGCGGCCCGAGCCCTGTCCCGTACGTCGGGATCGCCCACGAAGCCGCACTGCGCATGCAGTTGGGCAGCTGCGAGATCACACGCGCTCAGCTCCTCCATCTCGCAGAGTCGAGTGAGCGCCCCAACGTCACGCTGCTGGTCATCCCCTTCGGGGCCTGCGGCTTTCCGCTGCTGGACTACTCCGTCCTGTACGCCGAGGCCCCGACCAGCCTTCTGGACACGGTGCAGATGGACTCACCGACCGGCGCGTTGTTCATCGACTCGCCCACGCAACTGATCAACTGCCGCACACGACTGGACATGTCCGAGGAGGTCGCGTTGACTCCCACCCCTTCGAGGGATCTCATCAACGCCATCCTCAAGAAGCTGTGA
- a CDS encoding WXG100 family type VII secretion target codes for MSVDANGTKVRYESVQEMANRIRAVSQQIVNDLTTMDTALRTVTDTWDGDAHREYEILQGKYKKRAEDMKARLEKIAQIVEQGKDSYRATDVKASRLFTESY; via the coding sequence ATGTCTGTCGACGCCAACGGGACCAAGGTCCGGTACGAAAGCGTTCAGGAGATGGCGAACCGCATCCGCGCGGTCTCGCAGCAGATCGTCAACGACCTCACGACGATGGACACGGCGCTCCGTACCGTGACCGACACCTGGGACGGTGACGCGCACCGCGAGTACGAGATCCTTCAGGGCAAGTACAAGAAGCGCGCTGAGGACATGAAGGCCCGCCTCGAGAAGATCGCCCAGATCGTCGAGCAGGGCAAGGACAGCTACCGCGCCACCGACGTGAAGGCCTCGCGCCTCTTCACCGAGTCGTACTGA
- a CDS encoding S8 family serine peptidase, with amino-acid sequence MSPLTRVAGRRAAALLGAMSAVVATWTVAAPAATADDMRSRQWYLDAMKADELWKVATGKGITVAVLDTGVDSTLPELRGKVLPGRNFDTGGLGRVDEKDRDRHGTNMALAIAGTGVDGGVKGIAPGAGILPVKTGDYAFNGWKTMLQGVRYAVDNGARVINISSGGVADEAEAREWQSTVDYAVQKGALIFAASGNDGRERRNVYPASVPGVVAVGAVDTKGKVAKFSDYGSYVDFVAPGIEMPGRCPNDKNKFCGFWGTSHSAAIASGTAALIWSAHPDWTRNQVLRVMMETAGHDGPVPSKYIGYGTIRPAQVLLEGKGNPGDPNVDPLLAAQGASKAPTSKPSNASQTSPSPENTGASGNGQAKDNNQAAEPDEGGFPLWAIAASAVAVVALIGFGVVAGVRRRASTDA; translated from the coding sequence ATGTCCCCCCTCACCCGGGTCGCCGGGCGCCGCGCAGCAGCCCTGCTCGGTGCCATGTCGGCCGTCGTCGCGACATGGACCGTCGCGGCGCCGGCCGCGACGGCGGACGACATGCGGTCGCGCCAGTGGTACCTGGACGCGATGAAGGCCGACGAGCTGTGGAAGGTGGCCACGGGCAAGGGCATCACCGTGGCGGTGCTCGACACCGGCGTCGACTCGACGCTGCCGGAGCTGCGTGGAAAGGTTCTGCCCGGACGCAACTTCGACACGGGAGGGCTTGGCCGTGTGGATGAGAAGGATAGGGACCGTCACGGCACGAACATGGCCCTCGCTATCGCAGGGACTGGGGTCGACGGTGGTGTGAAGGGCATCGCGCCCGGAGCGGGGATCCTGCCGGTCAAGACGGGCGACTACGCCTTCAACGGGTGGAAAACTATGCTCCAGGGCGTCCGTTACGCAGTGGACAACGGAGCTCGGGTGATCAACATCTCGTCCGGTGGTGTGGCGGACGAAGCCGAAGCCCGCGAGTGGCAGAGCACTGTCGACTACGCGGTGCAGAAAGGCGCACTGATCTTTGCCGCTTCCGGCAACGACGGTAGAGAGCGGCGCAACGTCTACCCTGCCTCCGTTCCTGGTGTGGTTGCAGTAGGCGCAGTGGACACCAAGGGCAAAGTCGCCAAGTTCTCCGACTACGGCTCCTACGTCGACTTCGTCGCTCCCGGTATCGAAATGCCGGGGCGCTGCCCCAATGACAAGAACAAATTCTGCGGCTTCTGGGGCACCAGTCATTCCGCGGCCATCGCTTCCGGTACCGCCGCGCTCATCTGGTCCGCTCACCCCGACTGGACAAGGAACCAGGTCCTCCGGGTCATGATGGAGACGGCCGGCCACGACGGACCCGTCCCCTCGAAGTACATCGGCTACGGAACCATCCGCCCGGCCCAGGTCCTCCTGGAGGGCAAGGGCAACCCGGGCGACCCCAACGTCGACCCGCTGCTCGCCGCGCAGGGAGCGAGCAAGGCGCCGACATCGAAGCCATCCAACGCATCCCAGACCTCCCCCTCTCCTGAGAACACGGGGGCAAGCGGCAACGGCCAGGCCAAGGACAACAACCAGGCCGCAGAGCCCGACGAGGGCGGTTTTCCGCTCTGGGCCATCGCCGCGAGTGCCGTCGCAGTCGTCGCCCTGATCGGCTTCGGCGTCGTGGCGGGAGTACGCAGGAGAGCGTCGACAGACGCATGA